The window GCAGTTGCCTGACGCCTACCACGGCGAGGCAACGGCCAACGGACTGCATGTCGCTCTGCTCGACACCGCCAGCCTGATCGGCTCACCGCTGGAGGAAGACATCCAGCTCGCTCCCGTGTCGATCGGCGCGTTCACTGGCTTCGCGCCGATGACCGACCACGTCCGCAGCCACGTGCACATCACCGACCTTGGCGGCAGTAAGTTGCTGCAGGTTCGAATCTGTTCGGAAGCAGGTGAGTTGTTGGTGGCAATCGATGACCTGCTGCTGGTCGATGCGTCGGCGGCACTGCAGGACGGCGAAGTCAGACGTCACAGCGTGATGCGCCTTGCCGATGAGGCCACGCAGCGGGCCAACTTTGCCTTTGTCACCCGGATGGAGCCGCGCAAGGTCCCAGGTCCGCAAGAAGTCGAAATCGAAGTCAAGGCTGCCGGGCTCAATTTCAAGGATGTGCTCATTGCGTTGGGCGTCCTGCCGGCGCCGGCCGACCCGAGCATGACCTTCGGCCAGGAAGCGGCTGGCGTCGTAACCCGTGTTGGCAGCGAAGTGACGGAGATTAAGATCGGCGACCGGGTGATGTGCGCCGGCCATAGCTGCCTTGCCGAACATGTGATCATGCCGCAGCGCGTGGTGGCAAACATGCCGCCGACCCTGGGATTCCGGCAGGCAGCCGGGGTGCCGGTGGCCTTCACTACCGCCTGGATCGCCCTGCGCCACGCCGCCAATCTCAAGCGGGGCGAGCGCATCCTGATCCATTCCGCTGCGGGTGGCGTAGGGATGGCGGCGCTGCAGATCGCGCTTCACCTGGGCGCCGAGGTGTGGGTGACGGCCGGCACCGAGGAAAAGCGCCAGTTGCTGCTCGGTATGGGAGCCAAGGGAGCCGCCAATTCCCGGAGCCGTGAGTTCGGCGAGGCATTCCGCCGCGAGCTCGGCGATCGGCCTTTCGACGTGGTTCTCAACGCACTGGCCGGCGAACTGCTGGAGGAGAGCGTGTCGCTGCTGGCGCCGCAAGGCCGGTTTCTGGAGCTGGGCCTGCGCGACATTTTGCAGAACTGGAAGCTGGGGCTGTCGATCTTTGCCGAAGGCGGCAGTTTCCACGCCGTGCAAGCGGGGGCCGACCATCCGGCCTACCGCCAGGCTTGGGCGGAAGTGGTCGACCTGCTGGCGCAGGAGGCGCTCAGGCCCCTGCCGACCCGGACTTACCCGGCCAGCGAGATTGGCGAGGCATTCCGCTTCATGGCGCAGGGGCGGCATGTCGGCAAGATCGTGATCGCCATGGAAGAACGTGGCGAGGCACGCGGCTTTGCCGCCAAGTTGCGCGCAGAGGGCCTGTCCGATGCCGAGGGGGCGCGGATCGCAATGGCGATGGCGGCGCTCGCAAGGCAATCGCCAGCACCCTTTGTCGCTGTTTCCAAGCTGCCGATCGGGGTGGTGCTCGAGAAGCAGGCCAGTACCCAACAAATGCTGTTCAGTGCCGGCGCCCGGCTGGCTGGCGCGGAAACCGGCGCAACTCCGGCTGCCGATTCGCTGCAGGACGCCGACGCTGAGACCTTGCTGCAGGCAATGCGGGCGATGCTCGAGGGTTTTCTCGGTGTCGAGGGTTTGGATATTGATGCCAGTTTCTTCGCTTTGGGAGCGACCTCGCTCGATCTCATTCAGTTCGCCAAGCGGCTGGAGCACCGCATGGGCCGCGATATTCCGGTGGCATTGCTGTTCAAGGCCGCTTCCCTGCGCGAGTTGAGCCGGGAGTTGGCGCCGCAGCCGGCAGCCGGCACGGCAGCCCCGGGCGTCCAACCCATGCTCGATGATAAACGGCGCGCATTGCAGACCCGTCGCAAGCTGCGGGGTACCAGTGCAAGCTAGGAAAGCGAAATCAATGAATAAGGTCGGATTGTCGCGCTTTGTCGCAGTTGTCATCAGCCTGTGCCTCAACCTGAGCGTTTACGCCGCCCCGGCGGCCAACCCCCGGCCCAATCTGAACCAGATGATTGGCGAGCTACGCCAGCGCTGGGACTCATCGCAAGTACCCACCGGCGGCTTGAGTGTGGTGGTCGGCAACGAGGTACATACCCTGCGCTTGGGCAAGGCAGAGCCCGGTGCGTTTGAGCTGGCTTCGTGTTCAAAAGCCGTCACCGGCCTGCTGATCGCGATGCTGGAACGCGAAGGCCGCCTGAGCCGGGATGACGCGATCACCCGCTGGGTGCCGGAGCTGGCGGAAAATCCCAAGACCGGCTATGCGGCGGTACGCCTTAGCAACTTGCTGTCCCATACCAGCGGCTTGTCTGCGGACACGCTCGATCTCCTACGCCCCGACAGCGGGGGCGATGCGCTGGCACGCTTGCCCTTGTTACTCAAGGATGTGCCGCTCGCGCATGCGGTCGGCAGCCGGGAAGAGTACGCGACCTTGAACTACAGCCTGTTGGGCCTGGTGGCGGAGCGGGCAACCGGCAAGCCGTTCGCTGTCTTGCTGCGGGAAAGGATCTTTCAGCCGCTGGGCATGCGGCACACCTTTGTCGACGGCGATCCGGCACCCGAAGCGCTGGAACGCGTCCCTGGCTACAAGATCGGTTTTGCCAGCGCCCGGTCCTATGCGGCTCCGCGCTACCGTCAAAACACACCGGCCGGGTATGTGATCAGCACGCCGGAAGACATGGCCCGATGGTTGCAGTTCCTGCTCCGGCCGACGCCGGCGGCCGGAAGCGATGAGCGGCTGGCGGCGCTGTATGCCGCGAGGGAGGTGGCCAAACGGCCCAGTGCTGTCGGATATGCCTATGGCTGGGACGTGGAAACAGGCAAGACCACAAGCTGGAGTCATCCAGGCCAGAATCCGAACGGTTCGGCCTATGTGGCGTTCGATCCCCAGAGCGGGGTAGGCGTTTCGCTGCTCGGTAATAGCAACAGCCCGCAGGTCGTGGATCTTGGCCGGGCTGTATTCGAGCATCTGCGCAATACCACCCCCCGGCCACTGCCACACCGGCAGGTGGCTGACAGCGGGGATCTCGTTGCCAGTGGGCTGGCCGCGCTGTACTGGCTGGGCGGCTTGCTGCTGTTGCCGCTATGGCTACTGCGCGGCAGGTGGTCGGCGCCGACCGGCAGCAAAGACGGTGGCGAACTCGCCAGCCGGTTGGAAGCGACGATCATCCAGGAAAGCCTGGTGCAATCGGCCGAGAAAGAAAGCTGGCTTGCCTTTACCGGCCGGTTGCTAATCCGCAATCTAGCGCTGATCCTGATGCTGGTAACTGCGCCGACGCTCGCATTGGGGCTCAATTGGCCCAACCTGCTGGTATGGGGACCTCCGAGCCTGCCAATGGCGGCCGCCGGGTTGTTTTTTCTCGCCAATGCCATCAGTTTGTTTTTCTTCTTGGCAGCGCGCCACAGCGACAGTTTCGGCAGAAAAACTTTTTCGTCTCTCATGGTCGCTAAGGTCGTCGGGTTGACGGTGCTGTCCGGGCTTCTCAATTCCGCGCTGATCCTGTGCATCCTTCAGGCCATCGACGGCCGCTCTGCCGGCCTCCTGCCTAACGCCGGGCTGCTGCTGTGCTGCATCTACTTCTATATCGTTTCGCGCAAGGCTGCCGAGCAACAGATCATGCATTTTGGCCATGCCTTCGTCCAAGGTTGGCGGATGGAGATTATCCGCCGTCTGCTGGCAGCCGATTACCGTAGCTTGGAGCGGCTGTCGCCAGGCAAGATCCAGGCCGTGATTGGCGAGGACTCGCAGGAACTGGCCAAGAGCGTGCTGGCCTTTGTGCCGTTCTTCACCAACCTGTTGACCATCATCTTCCTGTTCGCCTATCTGATGGCGTTCAAGTCGATGGCGGCAACGGCGCTGCTGCTGGCCTGCACGCTGCCCATGATCGCCCTTTATTACTACGTTTCCGAACGGGCCGACCGCATCATGCCCCAGGCGCTGCAGAGCCGTAGCGAGTTCATGGATACCGTCGAAGACCTGCAGAAGGGCTACAAAGGGCTGCGGCGCGAAGTGGTAAGACGTGCCTTCTACCAGCATGCGCTAGCGGTGTCCGAGCGCTTCAAGCAGTTCCGGATCCGGTATGACCGCGGCTTCCTTGGCGCTTTCTTTGTCGGCGAGTCGCTGCTAACCACGCTGTTGGTCGCCGTGGCTCTGCTGTTCCCCTTTATGATCGCGGGCTTTGACAGCGTCATCGCCAAGGAGTACCTGATCATCCTGCTCTACCTGATCGGTCCGCTGAATGCGGTGATGGCGGCAGTGCCGGAACTTGTCCGGCTGCAAAGCTTGCGCCGCAGCATGGCCGAGTTCAGCCAGTCGATCCATCCCGCAGCGACCTCCCCGCTGGGGCCGATGCCAGCCAAGATAAGGACGCTGGAACTGTCGGCTGTGCGTTTTCGCTACCCGAGCGCGGGTAACGAGGGGGAGTGCTTTGGCATCGGCCCGGTTTCCCTGAAAGCGGAATGCGGCAAGGCGTACTTTCTGACCGGCGGCAACGGTTCAGGCAAGAGCACACTGGCCATGATCCTTGCTGGCCTGTATGCCCCTGAACAGGGAACGCTGAAGATCGATGGCGCCGTGGTGTCGTC of the Massilia violaceinigra genome contains:
- a CDS encoding serine hydrolase yields the protein MNKVGLSRFVAVVISLCLNLSVYAAPAANPRPNLNQMIGELRQRWDSSQVPTGGLSVVVGNEVHTLRLGKAEPGAFELASCSKAVTGLLIAMLEREGRLSRDDAITRWVPELAENPKTGYAAVRLSNLLSHTSGLSADTLDLLRPDSGGDALARLPLLLKDVPLAHAVGSREEYATLNYSLLGLVAERATGKPFAVLLRERIFQPLGMRHTFVDGDPAPEALERVPGYKIGFASARSYAAPRYRQNTPAGYVISTPEDMARWLQFLLRPTPAAGSDERLAALYAAREVAKRPSAVGYAYGWDVETGKTTSWSHPGQNPNGSAYVAFDPQSGVGVSLLGNSNSPQVVDLGRAVFEHLRNTTPRPLPHRQVADSGDLVASGLAALYWLGGLLLLPLWLLRGRWSAPTGSKDGGELASRLEATIIQESLVQSAEKESWLAFTGRLLIRNLALILMLVTAPTLALGLNWPNLLVWGPPSLPMAAAGLFFLANAISLFFFLAARHSDSFGRKTFSSLMVAKVVGLTVLSGLLNSALILCILQAIDGRSAGLLPNAGLLLCCIYFYIVSRKAAEQQIMHFGHAFVQGWRMEIIRRLLAADYRSLERLSPGKIQAVIGEDSQELAKSVLAFVPFFTNLLTIIFLFAYLMAFKSMAATALLLACTLPMIALYYYVSERADRIMPQALQSRSEFMDTVEDLQKGYKGLRREVVRRAFYQHALAVSERFKQFRIRYDRGFLGAFFVGESLLTTLLVAVALLFPFMIAGFDSVIAKEYLIILLYLIGPLNAVMAAVPELVRLQSLRRSMAEFSQSIHPAATSPLGPMPAKIRTLELSAVRFRYPSAGNEGECFGIGPVSLKAECGKAYFLTGGNGSGKSTLAMILAGLYAPEQGTLKIDGAVVSSCQLQELTRTIFSDNWLLRRVYDPALLQLRAAINHNIAALGLADKTALNADGTFDNISLSTGQRKRLSLAMLLADPSPLVVLDEWAADQDPRAKAVFYREWLPLLRAQGRIIFVVTHDDEYFAEADALITMKNGQLIESKIGKVESHAY